A stretch of bacterium DNA encodes these proteins:
- the rpsI gene encoding 30S ribosomal protein S9, with translation MATAVKFYATGKRKTSIARVWLHPGDGRMLVNSTLAEEYFLRDTALMLLKQPFELTGTWGRFDVRATVKGGGLSGQAGAVRHGITKALLEIDPSYRLALKKAGLITRDSRVKERKKYGRAAARKSFQFSKR, from the coding sequence ATGGCGACAGCGGTAAAGTTTTATGCGACCGGAAAAAGAAAGACCTCGATAGCGCGGGTGTGGCTCCACCCTGGAGACGGGCGGATGCTCGTCAACAGCACTCTCGCCGAGGAGTACTTCCTCCGTGACACCGCCCTCATGCTCTTGAAACAGCCCTTTGAACTGACGGGGACCTGGGGTCGATTCGACGTGCGCGCCACCGTGAAGGGTGGCGGACTTTCTGGCCAGGCCGGCGCCGTTCGGCACGGCATCACGAAAGCGTTGCTCGAAATCGACCCCAGCTATCGTCTTGCCCTCAAGAAAGCGGGCCTGATTACGCGCGACTCACGCGTAAAGGAGCGGAAGAAGTACGGCCGCGCCGCCGCCCGCAAGAGCTTCCAGTTCTCCAAACGTTAA
- the rplM gene encoding 50S ribosomal protein L13, with translation MYQRTVFQKKEIVSQNRRWVLIDAAGQTLGRLATRVATLLRGKHRPDWTPHVDGGDCVVLINAEKVVFTGQKLDQKMYYRHSGYPGHLKETSARRLLETHPERVLKLAVRGMMPKNKLGRAMLLKLKIYAGDKHPHAAQNPETITFDKA, from the coding sequence ATGTATCAGCGGACTGTTTTTCAGAAGAAAGAAATCGTCTCCCAGAACCGCAGGTGGGTGCTGATAGATGCGGCGGGCCAGACGCTCGGCCGCCTCGCCACCCGGGTGGCGACCCTGCTACGGGGGAAGCACCGCCCCGACTGGACGCCCCACGTGGATGGGGGCGATTGCGTTGTTTTGATCAATGCGGAGAAGGTCGTGTTCACCGGTCAGAAGCTCGACCAGAAGATGTACTATCGGCATTCGGGCTATCCGGGCCACCTGAAGGAAACCAGTGCGCGGCGGTTGCTCGAGACCCATCCCGAACGTGTGCTTAAATTAGCGGTACGCGGCATGATGCCCAAGAACAAGCTGGGCCGCGCCATGTTGCTGAAGCTGAAAATCTATGCGGGGGACAAGCATCCCCACGCGGCGCAGAATCCAGAGACCATCACTTTCGATAAAGCTTAG
- a CDS encoding nucleotide sugar dehydrogenase, which produces MSLLEDIRSRKVRACIMGLGYVGLPLALEFVRAGYRVVGLDADPAKVESLKAGKSYITDILDAEIGEALATGRFEVTSDAAVISQVQTVNICVPTPLGKTGDPDLSYVQSALQAIKAANCPGQLYILESTTYPGTTEEALLPVLSREGRRVGEDFYLAYSPERVDPGNPNYNTRNIPKIVGGVTEACTEMASALYAGCIDNVVRVSSPKVAEMVKLLENTFRSVNIGLVNEMAKLCHVMGVDIWEVVDAAKTKPFGFMPFYPGPGLGGHCIPVDPIYLSWKARQLGFEARFIELAGQVNMAMPQFVVDLTMKALNDRGKALRGSKILLIGVTYKADVNDIRESPALDVWSLLENLGAEVSYHDPYAVRFEFDGREFISRPLGAEELEQADCAILLANHKGLDLKFILERSDRIVDTRNAFAAFQPNNRICKL; this is translated from the coding sequence ATGTCACTTTTGGAAGACATCCGCAGCCGCAAGGTGCGCGCGTGCATCATGGGGCTGGGCTACGTCGGCCTCCCCCTTGCGCTGGAGTTCGTCCGCGCCGGCTACCGCGTGGTGGGCCTGGACGCCGACCCCGCGAAGGTCGAGAGTTTGAAGGCGGGGAAGTCCTACATCACGGACATCTTGGACGCCGAAATCGGGGAGGCGCTCGCGACGGGCCGCTTCGAGGTGACATCGGACGCGGCGGTTATTTCGCAGGTGCAGACCGTGAACATCTGCGTGCCCACGCCGCTCGGAAAGACGGGCGACCCCGATCTTTCCTATGTCCAATCCGCGCTTCAGGCCATCAAGGCGGCCAACTGTCCCGGCCAGCTGTATATCCTTGAGAGCACGACGTATCCCGGCACCACCGAGGAAGCCCTGCTGCCCGTCCTCTCGAGAGAGGGCCGCCGGGTCGGGGAGGATTTTTATCTCGCCTACTCGCCCGAGCGGGTGGATCCGGGAAACCCGAATTACAACACGCGGAACATTCCCAAGATCGTGGGCGGCGTCACTGAAGCGTGCACCGAGATGGCCTCGGCCCTCTACGCGGGTTGCATCGACAACGTGGTGCGGGTCAGCTCGCCGAAGGTGGCCGAGATGGTGAAGCTGCTCGAGAACACTTTTCGCAGCGTCAACATCGGACTCGTGAACGAAATGGCCAAGCTGTGCCACGTGATGGGGGTGGACATCTGGGAAGTGGTGGATGCGGCCAAGACCAAGCCGTTCGGCTTCATGCCTTTTTATCCGGGGCCCGGCCTGGGCGGTCACTGCATCCCGGTCGATCCGATCTATCTGTCCTGGAAGGCGCGCCAGCTCGGTTTCGAGGCGCGCTTTATCGAGCTGGCCGGTCAGGTGAATATGGCCATGCCCCAGTTCGTGGTTGATTTGACGATGAAGGCGCTCAACGATCGGGGGAAGGCGCTGCGCGGGTCGAAGATTCTTCTCATCGGCGTTACCTACAAGGCCGATGTGAACGACATCCGAGAGAGCCCGGCGCTGGACGTGTGGTCTCTACTGGAAAATCTGGGGGCGGAGGTCAGCTACCACGATCCCTATGCCGTTCGGTTCGAATTCGATGGCCGGGAGTTCATCTCCCGCCCGCTCGGGGCCGAGGAGCTCGAGCAGGCCGATTGCGCCATTTTGCTCGCGAATCACAAGGGGCTGGATCTGAAATTCATCCTCGAGCGGAGCGACCGCATCGTGGACACCCGCAATGCGTTCGCGGCATTCCAGCCAAACAACAGAATTTGCAAGCTTTAG
- a CDS encoding FG-GAP-like repeat-containing protein has protein sequence MNRSILPAALLAGVLLAGPVGCTKFQNDQQAARESAVTSPRPNVTADGAIITSAKNASAEGLTPKGPLQQGHFRGLAVGDLDGDGAMEIVAGNFLNGTIHVWYGQKTGEWPRPTVLNAGGNPRAIRIVDVDGDSRPDIVAAVSGKNSGIFIWTNVDGKRFQRRKGPGQGEDFYDLHVGDLNYDGRADLIAVKADAGRKDNIRLWLNVGPHQWKAGPAPAAAYALTGVSIADLNQDGLFDILAAARNPGGGLIAWLGKGSKGQLNWGNPNVIAKGDFWSVSAVDLNGDGILDLLSTGRDTGIPIWQGLGKGRLNRMASPITSGSFWQAVPLDRNNDGLIDIVGSAMDGKGLQLWNQDSRLGWVAQRLVLPAQGNYPNLVVADLDGDGRPDLGAASHGKGVPLWPGFARTAKVTPEKDRTGKPKILNLPLIPGTRLSSPEAEAASKPAVQGPLGANPKTRQLGEYVIGEGDVLSILIWQGIQAETRQVQVSERGLVSFGYVDNIQAAGLTVKELDDILTQKLAKFIKSPRIDINIVKFGSKIIRVMGSVVRPQTYNIDKAVTVLDAILLAGGHIAARTKGDLSRVRVQSDGNTRTINLLRYISGNGSQSDNPFLGPGDLVFVPESSDELEEADRIFIFGESRRPGVYPFSFNMRVLDAVARSGGFTEWGLKEEIRIIRGDPERPEVIQADLKAMLERGDRRGNHLLKPNDVVFIPRSFIGDLSEFVKQVSPILDFLFYPARFREAYSINSNLLKFDVGGPSRRRAERDSEGTFVSGATNITLN, from the coding sequence TTGAATCGCTCCATCCTTCCCGCCGCGCTCCTGGCGGGCGTTCTTCTTGCGGGGCCCGTTGGTTGCACGAAATTCCAGAACGATCAGCAGGCCGCAAGAGAGTCCGCTGTCACTTCTCCCCGGCCGAACGTCACCGCGGACGGAGCCATCATCACCTCGGCGAAAAACGCGTCCGCGGAGGGTCTCACCCCCAAGGGCCCTCTCCAGCAAGGCCACTTCCGCGGCCTCGCCGTGGGCGATTTGGACGGGGACGGTGCGATGGAAATCGTTGCGGGGAACTTCCTGAACGGAACGATTCATGTCTGGTACGGGCAGAAAACCGGCGAATGGCCACGGCCCACCGTTCTGAACGCCGGCGGTAATCCGCGCGCCATCCGTATCGTGGACGTGGACGGGGACTCTCGGCCCGACATCGTCGCGGCCGTCTCCGGCAAAAACAGCGGCATTTTTATCTGGACCAACGTTGACGGCAAGCGCTTCCAGCGGCGGAAAGGGCCCGGACAGGGCGAGGATTTCTACGACCTGCACGTGGGCGATCTGAACTACGACGGCCGCGCCGATCTCATCGCCGTCAAGGCAGACGCCGGGCGAAAGGACAACATCAGGCTCTGGCTGAACGTCGGCCCCCATCAATGGAAGGCCGGCCCGGCCCCGGCGGCGGCGTATGCCCTCACCGGGGTAAGCATCGCCGACCTCAACCAGGATGGTCTCTTCGACATCCTGGCGGCGGCCCGGAACCCTGGCGGCGGCCTCATCGCCTGGCTCGGGAAAGGCAGTAAAGGCCAATTAAACTGGGGAAATCCCAACGTTATCGCCAAGGGGGACTTCTGGAGTGTCTCCGCTGTCGATCTCAACGGCGACGGCATCCTCGACCTTCTCTCTACCGGTCGGGACACCGGCATCCCCATCTGGCAAGGTCTCGGCAAGGGACGCCTCAACCGCATGGCGAGCCCCATCACCTCGGGCAGCTTCTGGCAAGCCGTTCCCCTCGATCGGAATAATGATGGTTTGATCGATATCGTCGGCAGCGCGATGGACGGCAAGGGCCTCCAGCTGTGGAATCAGGATTCGCGTCTCGGGTGGGTGGCCCAGCGCCTCGTTCTTCCCGCCCAGGGGAACTACCCCAACTTGGTGGTTGCCGATCTCGACGGCGACGGCCGCCCCGATCTGGGCGCCGCCAGTCACGGCAAGGGGGTTCCTCTCTGGCCGGGCTTCGCCCGAACGGCGAAAGTCACGCCGGAGAAGGACCGCACGGGGAAGCCCAAAATCCTGAACCTTCCGCTCATCCCCGGAACCCGCCTCAGCAGCCCCGAGGCGGAGGCGGCCTCCAAACCGGCCGTCCAGGGCCCGCTCGGCGCAAATCCGAAAACCCGGCAACTCGGCGAGTACGTCATCGGAGAAGGTGATGTCCTCTCCATCCTCATCTGGCAGGGAATCCAGGCCGAAACCCGGCAGGTACAGGTGAGCGAGCGCGGCCTGGTGAGCTTCGGATACGTGGATAACATCCAGGCGGCCGGCCTGACCGTCAAGGAACTTGACGATATCCTCACCCAGAAGCTGGCGAAGTTCATCAAAAGCCCCCGCATCGATATCAACATCGTCAAATTCGGCAGCAAGATCATCCGGGTGATGGGCTCGGTCGTCCGGCCGCAAACCTACAACATCGACAAAGCCGTGACCGTCCTCGACGCCATCCTCCTGGCGGGCGGGCACATTGCCGCGCGGACAAAGGGCGATCTCTCGCGCGTCCGGGTCCAGAGCGATGGCAACACCCGCACCATCAACCTGCTCCGGTACATATCGGGCAACGGGAGCCAGTCGGACAACCCCTTCCTCGGCCCAGGCGATCTGGTCTTCGTCCCTGAGTCGAGCGACGAACTCGAGGAGGCCGATCGGATCTTCATCTTCGGAGAGTCCCGCCGGCCGGGCGTCTATCCCTTCTCCTTCAACATGCGCGTGCTCGACGCCGTGGCCCGCTCGGGCGGATTCACCGAGTGGGGTCTGAAGGAAGAGATCCGGATTATTCGCGGAGACCCCGAACGGCCCGAGGTCATCCAGGCAGACCTCAAGGCCATGCTTGAGCGGGGCGACCGGCGCGGGAACCATCTGCTCAAGCCGAACGATGTGGTCTTCATCCCCCGGAGCTTCATCGGCGACCTGAGCGAATTCGTGAAACAAGTCTCCCCGATACTCGATTTCTTGTTCTATCCGGCCCGTTTCCGGGAAGCTTACTCGATCAACTCAAACTTATTGAAATTCGACGTTGGCGGGCCGAGCCGCAGAAGGGCCGAGAGAGATTCCGAGGGCACTTTCGTTTCCGGCGCGACGAACATCACTCTCAACTAG
- a CDS encoding AAA family ATPase, whose amino-acid sequence MGQYDINLRDYWRIIRKRKTIIIFTTILLAIFSFIFAKLNEPAPIYSSSSAIRIDRNTAVASVIGDSSGLGGQFQEMSTQTAVIRSYPVMERVAKELGLIDKSLSSEEIAKNSRLVSVVNSLSDQTESEQIGDTNLIRIKVTSTDPDQAARMANTIAAIFRLFNYETRNEATLKQSQFINGQLEASERALKEAEQNIKKYKEEKSVLSVSIEATVTSRALEVESARVGELEKLLEKLRDAIQQVRFIGEFQEGKTKRVPVDDIESGLGPLNKQLVELQVQRDTLLDNFTVEHPSVRTIIVQIKNVVREMLLTLEGRERSLAGELEYRKRELKKITDRNNEIPNIALELQRLERKLATNMEVHNLLRQKAEEVKIKLAGTQHLVHIVKPAFRPAFRDNPPQVGVNTFVGALLGLIVGAVFALVLETMDTSIGAIEDVESYLEIPVLGVIPVVDAEELEQEYLEANPDKVGRFTSDMFGRLVTHFVPRSPIAEAYRSFRTQMDFLALEKGGNLFLLTSTTPGEGKTTTSINFAIAYAQTNKRTLLIDADMRKPTIYRVFGIDREPGLTEVLLGNYTAEECIRTMTDIMLGKFDMEDIMITPGLDNLSIMTCGSIPPNPSELLGSPRMNDFLEEVRGEYDVVIIDTPPPSFR is encoded by the coding sequence ATGGGCCAGTACGACATCAATTTGCGCGATTACTGGCGGATCATCCGCAAGCGCAAAACGATCATCATCTTCACGACAATCCTGCTGGCCATCTTCAGCTTCATCTTCGCCAAGCTGAACGAGCCGGCCCCCATCTATTCGTCCTCGAGCGCCATCCGCATCGATCGAAACACGGCGGTCGCCAGCGTGATCGGCGACAGCAGCGGCCTCGGCGGCCAGTTCCAGGAAATGTCGACCCAGACGGCGGTCATCCGCAGCTACCCCGTCATGGAAAGAGTGGCCAAGGAACTCGGCCTTATCGACAAGTCGCTCTCCTCGGAGGAGATCGCCAAAAACAGCCGGCTTGTCTCGGTGGTCAACAGCCTCTCCGATCAGACGGAATCCGAACAAATCGGTGACACGAACCTGATCCGCATCAAGGTCACCTCAACTGACCCCGATCAGGCCGCCCGGATGGCCAACACCATCGCCGCGATCTTCCGCCTCTTCAACTACGAAACGCGCAACGAGGCAACTCTCAAACAGTCCCAGTTCATCAATGGCCAATTGGAGGCAAGCGAACGGGCGCTCAAGGAGGCCGAGCAAAACATCAAGAAGTACAAAGAAGAGAAAAGCGTGCTTTCCGTCTCCATCGAGGCGACCGTGACCTCCCGCGCCCTCGAAGTCGAAAGCGCCCGGGTCGGCGAACTCGAGAAGTTGCTGGAAAAGCTCCGGGACGCCATCCAGCAGGTGCGTTTCATCGGCGAATTCCAGGAGGGAAAAACGAAGCGCGTCCCGGTGGACGACATCGAATCCGGCCTCGGGCCGCTCAACAAACAGCTCGTCGAGCTACAGGTGCAGCGCGACACCCTGCTCGATAACTTCACGGTCGAACACCCCTCGGTCCGCACCATCATTGTCCAGATCAAGAACGTGGTCCGCGAGATGCTGCTCACCCTCGAGGGCCGCGAGCGCTCCCTCGCCGGCGAGCTTGAGTACAGAAAACGCGAGCTCAAGAAAATAACGGACCGGAACAACGAGATCCCGAACATCGCGCTTGAACTCCAGCGGCTCGAGCGCAAACTGGCGACCAACATGGAAGTGCACAATCTTCTTCGTCAGAAGGCCGAGGAAGTGAAGATCAAGCTCGCCGGCACCCAGCACCTCGTCCACATCGTCAAGCCGGCGTTCCGCCCCGCGTTCCGGGACAACCCGCCCCAGGTCGGGGTCAACACGTTCGTCGGCGCCCTGCTCGGCCTCATCGTCGGCGCGGTCTTCGCCCTCGTCCTCGAAACGATGGACACCTCCATCGGCGCCATCGAGGATGTGGAAAGCTACCTCGAGATTCCCGTCCTCGGCGTCATCCCCGTGGTGGACGCGGAAGAACTCGAGCAGGAGTATCTCGAAGCGAACCCCGACAAGGTGGGGCGCTTCACCTCCGACATGTTCGGCCGCCTGGTGACACACTTCGTCCCCCGCTCGCCCATCGCGGAGGCCTACCGCTCGTTCAGAACGCAGATGGACTTCCTCGCCCTCGAAAAGGGCGGAAACCTCTTTCTCCTCACAAGCACGACGCCAGGCGAGGGGAAAACCACGACCTCCATCAACTTCGCCATCGCCTACGCCCAGACCAACAAGCGGACGCTTCTCATCGACGCCGACATGCGCAAGCCCACCATCTACCGCGTCTTCGGCATCGACCGCGAGCCCGGCCTGACGGAAGTCCTCCTGGGGAACTACACGGCCGAAGAGTGCATCCGCACCATGACCGACATCATGCTCGGCAAGTTCGACATGGAAGACATCATGATTACGCCGGGCCTGGACAATCTCAGCATCATGACCTGCGGAAGCATCCCTCCGAACCCCTCCGAGCTGCTCGGCTCGCCGCGGATGAACGACTTCCTCGAAGAGGTGCGGGGCGAATACGACGTCGTCATCATCGATACCCCGCCCCCGTCCTTCCGGTGA